The genomic region CTTCGTGATCATATTTATGTTCTCGATGATGACGGTCTCCTTCTGGATATCCCTTTTGAGGATCTTGCCTTCCTTGCCGGCGTCTTTACCGGATATCACTCGGACCCGGTCGCCTTTTTTAATTCTCATCTTGGACATGACCAGTACCCCCTACACAACCTCGGGCGCAAGAGAGACGATACGCATGTATTTCTTCTCTCTCAATTCCCGGGCCACAGGACCAAAAATACGGGTCCCCTTCGGATCGCCGTTGTTGTCTATAACGACCGCTGCATTGTCGTCAAAACGGACATAAGTTCCGTCCTTGCGGCGGATCTCCTTTTTCGTCCTGACGATAACCGCCTTTACAACGTCGCCCTTCTTAATGTTTCCGTTTGGCGCCGCTTCGCGGACTGCCGCAACAATTACATCTCCGACTGTTCCAACTTTGTGAAAACTGCCGCCCTTGACCTGGATGCAGAGGATTTTCTTTGCACCGGAATTATCGGCTACGTTGAGCACTGTGCGCAGCTGAATCATAGCTTAGATTTCCTCCTCTTCAAGCGGCTTCACTCCAAGGATGTGGGCCCTTTCAATTATTTCAGCCACTTCCCAGCGCTTGTTTGCACTAAGCGGACGGGTCTCAGCGATTTGAACTTTGTCGCCTATGCGGCATTCGTTGGACTCATCGTGAGCCATAAATTTCTTAGACCGGAGAACCGGTTTGCCGTAAAGTGAGTGTTTGGCCATGCGGTCAACACGAACGACGATGGTCTTGTCCATCTTATCGCTTACCACTATGCCGGTACGGACTTTCCGATGCGCTGTACGTTCTTCCATCGCCGGCTACCTCCTTGCTCCTGAACGATCAATGCCCATTTCTTTTTCGGTAATTACCGTAAGTACGCGGGCTATTGTCTTTTTGACCTCTTTAATACGGCCCGAGTTGTTCAACTGTCCTATCGCATTCTGAAAGCGAAGGTTGAACAGCTCCTCCTTGAACTGCATGTGCTTGTCTTTGAGCTCAGATATGC from Synergistaceae bacterium harbors:
- the rpmC gene encoding 50S ribosomal protein L29; the protein is MDPKELRDLSISELKDKHMQFKEELFNLRFQNAIGQLNNSGRIKEVKKTIARVLTVITEKEMGIDRSGARR
- the rplN gene encoding 50S ribosomal protein L14 — translated: MIQLRTVLNVADNSGAKKILCIQVKGGSFHKVGTVGDVIVAAVREAAPNGNIKKGDVVKAVIVRTKKEIRRKDGTYVRFDDNAAVVIDNNGDPKGTRIFGPVARELREKKYMRIVSLAPEVV
- the rpsQ gene encoding 30S ribosomal protein S17, yielding MEERTAHRKVRTGIVVSDKMDKTIVVRVDRMAKHSLYGKPVLRSKKFMAHDESNECRIGDKVQIAETRPLSANKRWEVAEIIERAHILGVKPLEEEEI